Proteins from a single region of Methanobacterium sp. Maddingley MBC34:
- a CDS encoding archaeal/vacuolar-type H+-ATPase subunit F (PFAM: ATP synthase (F/14-kDa) subunit), with protein sequence MSSKIAVMADPDTVTGFMLGGIKDGFPVSNMDEAGVKLKELAKEYSIIITTEKIGDNFREMIDKISSESALPMIIEIPDKKGSVDRESDPIRELIKRVIGVEMVE encoded by the coding sequence ATGAGTTCAAAAATAGCAGTAATGGCAGATCCTGACACAGTCACCGGTTTCATGCTGGGAGGTATTAAAGATGGATTTCCAGTCAGCAACATGGATGAAGCAGGAGTTAAGCTGAAAGAACTGGCCAAGGAGTACTCCATTATTATAACCACTGAAAAAATAGGCGACAATTTCAGAGAAATGATAGATAAGATAAGCAGTGAAAGTGCACTGCCTATGATAATTGAAATTCCAGATAAAAAAGGCTCAGTAGATCGGGAATCAGACCCAATCAGGGAGCTTATAAAACGAGTAATCGGGGTTGAGATGGTAGAATGA
- a CDS encoding ATP synthase A1, C subunit (PFAM: ATP synthase (C/AC39) subunit~TIGRFAM: ATP synthase A1, C subunit): protein MAEDITSLVTGLGFPSIEAFLAVMVLIIAVFGVIVVISTIKPVLSMFPYTYPNARVRARIGRIFNEKQFQEIIEAANIEEVKNYLRGFPDYAKYIDQYPLEKALDTQLAENYDLVARITPENSRDAFKFLLKKWDIKNIKSIIIAKKAGLSQEETLDLVVPFGELADKLDALVDAEDINEVLSALEGTEYTPILEDAIPTYQETGMLLPLEASLDKYLLENLLRTVTTPEDDNTSYLKTYIGNMVDGTNLKIILRAKVDGLKFEDIEPYMISDGYQIREWKLKDLMEADDVAGVLSGLEGTDYAPILAEAMATYNETGSIGAFETALDNNVVETAKKISLKNQFGIGPMIGFLSRKEKEIKNLKIIVRGKREEGYTPAMIKEMLV from the coding sequence ATGGCAGAGGACATTACTTCATTAGTCACTGGACTGGGATTCCCCTCTATTGAGGCGTTTCTAGCGGTTATGGTTCTTATAATAGCCGTTTTCGGAGTAATTGTAGTTATATCAACCATCAAGCCCGTTCTGAGCATGTTCCCATACACTTATCCCAATGCACGTGTGAGGGCCAGAATAGGAAGGATATTCAATGAAAAACAGTTTCAAGAAATTATTGAGGCTGCTAACATTGAAGAAGTTAAAAATTACCTCCGAGGATTCCCAGATTACGCAAAATACATTGATCAGTACCCCCTGGAAAAGGCTCTGGACACCCAGCTTGCTGAAAACTACGATTTAGTAGCCAGGATAACCCCTGAAAACAGCAGAGACGCTTTTAAGTTTCTCCTGAAAAAGTGGGACATCAAAAACATAAAAAGCATAATAATCGCTAAAAAGGCAGGGTTAAGCCAGGAAGAAACCCTAGATCTGGTGGTTCCATTCGGTGAACTTGCCGACAAACTGGACGCACTTGTAGACGCTGAGGATATTAATGAAGTGTTAAGCGCTCTGGAAGGAACAGAATACACACCTATACTTGAAGATGCCATTCCCACTTACCAGGAAACAGGAATGTTGTTACCACTGGAAGCTTCCCTGGACAAATATCTCCTGGAAAACCTTCTTCGAACCGTAACCACCCCTGAAGATGATAACACATCATACCTCAAAACATACATAGGAAACATGGTAGATGGAACCAACCTCAAAATCATCTTAAGGGCTAAAGTGGATGGATTAAAATTCGAAGATATCGAACCCTACATGATCAGCGATGGTTACCAGATACGGGAATGGAAATTGAAAGATCTAATGGAAGCAGACGATGTTGCAGGTGTATTAAGTGGCCTGGAAGGAACAGACTACGCCCCAATATTAGCAGAAGCCATGGCCACCTACAACGAAACAGGTTCCATTGGAGCATTTGAAACTGCTCTGGATAACAACGTGGTTGAAACCGCCAAAAAGATATCTTTAAAGAATCAATTTGGAATCGGACCTATGATTGGCTTTTTAAGCAGGAAAGAAAAGGAAATTAAAAACCTGAAAATCATTGTCCGAGGTAAACGCGAAGAAGGATACACCCCTGCTATGATTAAGGAGATGTTAGTATGA
- a CDS encoding archaeal/vacuolar-type H+-ATPase subunit E (PFAM: ATP synthase (E/31 kDa) subunit), with protein sequence MIEMSAGTDKIVSSIMSDAQIKAESILAEAEKENESILSEGKAQAAAEKEKILENAEKQAKMRYQQIISEAKMNSRRMGLEAREEVIEEAFSKAEEKLREIASSDATEYKASLEKVITEAGTEIGGGDLVVIVKKSDVAKIKGNLPTIEKKISDQTGTPTKLEMGENINTIGGAVLKTKNGEIEVNNTIEARMLRFKKSLRSEVAGILFK encoded by the coding sequence ATGATCGAGATGAGCGCCGGGACAGATAAGATAGTCTCAAGTATAATGTCTGATGCCCAGATAAAAGCAGAATCCATATTAGCGGAAGCTGAAAAGGAAAATGAATCCATTCTCTCTGAAGGCAAAGCACAAGCAGCAGCTGAAAAGGAGAAAATCTTAGAAAACGCCGAAAAACAGGCCAAAATGAGGTATCAGCAGATTATCTCAGAAGCTAAGATGAACTCCAGGAGAATGGGACTTGAGGCTCGAGAAGAAGTAATAGAAGAAGCTTTCAGTAAAGCTGAAGAAAAGCTCAGAGAAATAGCTTCTTCAGATGCAACTGAATACAAAGCATCTCTTGAAAAAGTAATCACAGAAGCTGGTACTGAAATAGGAGGAGGTGACCTTGTGGTAATCGTTAAAAAAAGCGATGTGGCCAAAATAAAAGGTAACCTACCTACTATTGAAAAAAAAATCAGCGACCAAACAGGTACCCCCACTAAACTGGAGATGGGCGAGAACATCAACACCATTGGCGGAGCAGTTTTAAAAACCAAAAATGGTGAAATAGAGGTTAACAATACCATCGAAGCAAGGATGTTAAGATTCAAAAAATCTCTAAGATCTGAAGTTGCAGGGATACTGTTCAAATAA
- a CDS encoding ATP synthase subunit C (PFAM: ATP synthase subunit C) yields MVEVALGTALACIGAGMAVGFAGLGSGLGQGIAAAGSVGAVAEDEDMFARGIIFTALPETQAIYGFLIAILLMVFTIMANKALSPSLGLVAIGAGAAIGFAGLGSGMGQGITASSAVGAVVENEDMFARGIIFTALSETQAIYGFLIAILLMVFGGILG; encoded by the coding sequence ATGGTAGAAGTCGCTTTAGGAACAGCATTAGCATGCATCGGCGCAGGTATGGCAGTCGGTTTTGCAGGATTAGGATCAGGTTTAGGTCAGGGAATAGCAGCAGCAGGAAGTGTGGGTGCTGTGGCAGAAGATGAAGACATGTTCGCCAGAGGTATCATCTTCACAGCACTGCCCGAAACTCAGGCTATCTACGGATTTCTGATTGCTATTCTGCTTATGGTTTTCACAATTATGGCCAATAAAGCATTGTCACCTTCCTTAGGTCTAGTAGCCATAGGTGCAGGTGCAGCAATAGGATTCGCAGGTCTTGGTTCTGGTATGGGTCAGGGTATCACCGCATCCTCAGCAGTAGGAGCAGTAGTTGAAAACGAAGACATGTTCGCCAGAGGTATTATATTCACCGCTCTCTCAGAGACCCAGGCTATTTACGGTTTCCTGATTGCTATACTCCTCATGGTATTCGGCGGAATTCTGGGATGA
- a CDS encoding archaeal/vacuolar-type H+-ATPase subunit I (PFAM: V-type ATPase 116kDa subunit family), whose translation MKKLRIITLDKYADSAVNSLHEAALVQIEDISERIQQDAEWGQILKPSSASPFTGKISSLLMKTSGTADFLKTVARKEKGILPLVKGFINPPPILKVEVEALSVQELIQKAEKILGEVEAQTKPKEEKINRLDSRKTELENAVKVAENLSNFDVDLGLLEESDYVSFISGKISTESYDDFIGNLKDYNDEIVVFDQESKLKGFKTLVIVTLQKNEDDILSQLRKMEFERFEFSGLSGKPNEIIQKSESELESVAREKESVLNDLADISAEWFEKLRALKEELEIEKQRNEVFSSFGETEKTVMFEGWVPEKKLKKALLTIDTSTEGHSIVDVTDPDVEKDNIPIQLDNPRFAKPYEMFVHMYSPPDYREIDPTIMMAIIFPFFFGFCLTEAGYGIADALIGYIIFRGLGRNSKTMANLGLIMVACGVWAVILGLVTNSFIGDLIPRFIWGNASAAIPTTIPSINSFVHPENILIIALLVGILHINMGLIFGAYNNIVRGDVKEALGAQIVWFVLEAGIILLAVGYLLGFGILLYSGIGIFILSLIMLVYFNGFFGIMDLSGFLGNVLSYARLLALCLSTGGIAMTVNILAGICAEMIPVIGIIIAPIVFIGGQIANGAFQTLGAFINSLRLHYVEFFAQFYIGGSQKFKAFRAKRKFTEIGGK comes from the coding sequence ATGAAAAAGCTCAGGATAATCACCCTGGACAAGTACGCTGATTCAGCAGTGAATTCACTTCACGAAGCAGCACTGGTCCAGATTGAAGATATATCCGAGCGCATACAACAAGACGCGGAATGGGGACAGATCCTGAAACCATCCAGCGCCTCTCCTTTTACCGGTAAAATTTCTTCCCTTTTAATGAAAACCTCAGGAACTGCTGATTTTCTAAAAACAGTGGCCCGAAAGGAGAAGGGAATTTTACCCCTGGTGAAGGGTTTCATAAACCCCCCACCCATTCTGAAAGTAGAAGTAGAAGCCCTGAGTGTTCAGGAACTTATCCAGAAAGCAGAAAAAATTCTGGGAGAAGTTGAAGCCCAGACAAAACCCAAAGAAGAAAAGATCAACCGCTTAGATTCCAGGAAAACTGAACTTGAAAATGCAGTTAAAGTTGCAGAAAATCTTTCCAATTTTGATGTTGACCTTGGTCTTCTAGAAGAATCAGATTACGTCTCTTTCATTTCTGGAAAAATATCCACAGAATCCTATGATGATTTCATTGGAAATCTAAAGGATTATAATGATGAAATTGTTGTTTTTGACCAGGAAAGTAAATTAAAAGGATTTAAAACCCTGGTTATAGTAACACTGCAAAAAAATGAGGATGACATTCTAAGTCAGTTACGTAAAATGGAATTTGAAAGATTCGAATTTTCCGGTCTCTCTGGTAAACCCAATGAGATAATCCAGAAATCAGAATCTGAACTGGAATCTGTAGCCCGTGAAAAGGAATCTGTCTTAAACGATCTGGCAGACATATCTGCTGAATGGTTCGAGAAACTCAGAGCTCTTAAAGAAGAGTTAGAGATAGAAAAACAACGCAATGAAGTGTTTTCTTCCTTTGGTGAAACTGAAAAAACAGTCATGTTTGAAGGATGGGTCCCTGAGAAAAAACTCAAAAAGGCTCTTTTAACCATTGACACATCAACTGAAGGTCATTCCATAGTGGATGTAACTGACCCTGATGTGGAAAAAGACAACATTCCCATTCAACTTGATAACCCCAGATTCGCCAAACCATATGAAATGTTTGTGCACATGTATTCTCCCCCAGACTATAGGGAGATTGATCCCACAATCATGATGGCCATCATATTCCCCTTTTTCTTCGGTTTCTGTTTAACAGAAGCTGGTTACGGTATAGCTGATGCTCTCATAGGTTACATCATATTCAGGGGACTGGGACGAAACAGTAAAACCATGGCCAACCTTGGTCTGATCATGGTTGCCTGTGGAGTATGGGCTGTAATCCTGGGATTAGTCACTAACAGTTTCATAGGAGACTTAATACCCCGATTTATTTGGGGAAATGCAAGTGCAGCAATTCCAACCACCATTCCATCTATAAACTCCTTCGTGCACCCTGAAAACATTCTCATAATCGCTTTGCTTGTAGGTATACTCCACATCAACATGGGTTTGATATTTGGAGCCTACAACAACATAGTCCGAGGGGATGTTAAGGAAGCATTAGGAGCTCAAATAGTGTGGTTTGTTCTGGAAGCAGGCATAATATTACTGGCAGTAGGATATCTCTTAGGATTCGGAATACTTTTGTACTCTGGAATAGGCATCTTTATTCTAAGCTTAATCATGCTAGTTTACTTCAATGGATTTTTCGGAATTATGGACCTGTCAGGTTTCCTGGGAAACGTCTTATCATACGCCAGGCTCCTGGCATTATGTCTTTCCACAGGTGGGATCGCAATGACAGTTAACATATTAGCTGGAATTTGTGCTGAAATGATCCCGGTGATTGGAATAATAATTGCACCAATAGTCTTTATTGGAGGGCAGATTGCAAACGGTGCCTTCCAGACCCTGGGTGCCTTTATAAATTCACTGCGTTTGCATTATGTTGAGTTTTTCGCTCAGTTTTACATAGGGGGAAGTCAGAAATTCAAGGCTTTCCGTGCCAAAAGAAAGTTTACTGAAATAGGAGGAAAATAA
- a CDS encoding hypothetical protein (TIGRFAM: ATP synthase archaeal, H subunit) — MTTMSEAITTIKKAESDANKLIEDTEAKSSEMIQEAKSKSKETIEKAKEEANSDAEKITFEAETNAKKEAYQINNQTKEKVEITKNEATGMVDEAAEVIVKSIL, encoded by the coding sequence ATGACAACAATGTCAGAAGCTATAACAACGATAAAAAAGGCTGAAAGTGATGCCAATAAATTAATAGAGGACACAGAAGCCAAGTCTTCTGAAATGATCCAAGAAGCCAAATCTAAATCAAAAGAAACCATAGAAAAGGCCAAGGAAGAGGCCAACAGTGATGCAGAAAAGATCACTTTTGAAGCCGAAACTAACGCCAAAAAGGAAGCATATCAAATAAACAATCAAACCAAAGAGAAAGTAGAGATTACTAAAAATGAAGCTACCGGTATGGTTGATGAGGCTGCTGAAGTCATTGTAAAAAGCATATTATAG